The Maridesulfovibrio salexigens DSM 2638 region AAATTGTGGAAGTTGTTAAATCCGGCATCGGCATGCCCGCCTGCCATTTTGACGATGCCCACATCAAGATGATGCTCCACAAGGGCTTCGATTTTGAAGATGCCCGCGATTACTGTCTCATGGGTTGCGTTGAGCCCCAAAAATCAGGCCGCATCCACCAATGGACCGCAGGGGGATTCACCCAGTGGCCCATCGCCATTGAGTTTGTCTTCAACCGTGGTGTTCTCAAATCCTACGGTGAAAACAGACAAGGTCTCGACACAGGCCCTCTTGAGCAGTTTACCAGCTATGAAGAATTCGATGCAGCAGTCAAAAAGCAGCTCGATTACATCATGGGAATCACAGCGCAGGGAACGCTTATTAATCAGAAGCTGGTCCGTGATCTGGCCCCCACCCCGTACATGTCCCTCTTTGTGGACGGCTGCATGCAGAGCGGTAAGGACGTCACCGCCGGTGGAGCCTGTCTGTACGAAGGTCCGGGAACCATCTTCGCCGGACTGAATACCTATGCCGATTCCATGGCTGCCATTAAAAAGCTGGTCTTCGATGACAAGAAGTACACCCTCACCCAGTTGAAGCATGCTCTTGACTCCAACTGGGAAGGGTACGAAGAAATGCAAAAAGACTGCCTTGCTGCTCCCAAGTTCGGTAATGATGATGACTACGTTGACCTGATTACCTCCGACATCATCGACTACACCGAAAAGACCATGAACGGTCACAAATCATTATACGCCCGCATGATCCACGGAACCCTCTCTCAGTCATTCAACACCCCGCTGGGAGAGATGATCGGGGCCACCCCTGACGGACGCATGAACGGAATGCCCCTCTCCGATGGCATGAGTCCCACTCAGGGAGCCGATAAAAAAGGCCCTACCGCTGTGATTAAATCCGTAGGCAAACTAAATGTGGAATCCATGAGTCTTGGGATGGCCCACAACTTCAAGCTCATGCCCGGTTCCCTTGATTCACCGGAAGGTGAAAACGGGCTCATCGCCCTGCTGCGCACTGCCTCCGTGCTCGGCAACGGCCAGATGCAGTTCAATTACGTTGATAACGATACCCTGCTCAAAGCCCAGCAGAACCCTGATGATTACCGAGGCCTAATTGTTCGCGTGGCCGGATACTGTGCTTTCTTTGTCGAGCTCTGCAAAGAAGTTCAGGACGAAATCATCAGCAGAACTATGCTTGAGTAATTAACAACCTCCTCCACTCAAGCAAAGTAAAGCCCCCGGTTTGTGGTAAAACCGGGGGCTTTTTGTTCAACCCGAGGGAGGTCGGATCTTAAGGGGGAGGTGTAGTTCTTAAAAAACTATGCTGCGGGGGCAGTGGTGTGCTTTCCGGTCATAATCTTGAGAATAACTTTATCGGTCTGAGCCATGCCCACGGAACCAAGCTGGCCCACGTTATGGATGCAGGTCTCAATGTCGTCATCAAGAATACCGTCTTTACCGGGAATGGAGATACCTTTCATTGCCAGCAGTGCGGAGTTGATGGCAGCTTCAACTGCGGAAGAAACCTTCAGGGCGCAGGAGGTCTTTGCGCCGTCACAAATCATTCCGGCAATATCACCGAGAGTGTTTTTGATGGTGCTTTCCACTTCTTGAAGTCCGCCGCCGAGGATAAGCACAATTCCGCAACCGGAAGCTGTCGCTGCAAGGCTGGCCCCGCAGAGTGCGGAAAGCTTACCGAGATGGCTCTTCATATGCACTGCGGAAAGGTGGCTGAGGATCAATGCTCTGATCAGCAATTCTTCACTTGCATCACGGCGTCTGGCAAAAGCCAAAACAGGCAGAGTTGCAGTCAGGCCCTGGTTACCACTGCCGGAGTTGCTCATTACCGGCATCTGAATGCCTTCCATGCGTGCATCGGAAGCTGCTGCAGTCATCTTGATAGCGTAGGAGACAATATCATCTGAACGGATACCGTCTTCAATATCCTTGGCAATGGATTTACCTACTTTGAGGCCCCAATCGGAAGCAAGGCCTTCAGCGGCAACCTTTTCGTTAAGCTCCACAGCTTCAAGAATGAAACGCAGGTCTTCCAGCGGAGCTTCAGTTGCGTATTCATAAATTTCTTTCATGGTCATGGTGCATCCGGACTCATCTTTATCTTCACTAAGCCACGGAGCAGAGAAAACCTCTTCACCATTCTTTTCCACCAGCACGATGGCTGCATGCGCGCGAGCAATCACACAGCGAGCGGAATCTTCTCCGGCTTCAACGATAGCTTCCACATAGAGAAGTTCTTCAGTATCAGCCAGTTCAACATGAAGACGCCCGTCAGCAATCAATTTCTTGCCTTCTGCGAGCTGCGTAGCATCAAGGTCACGCAGAACTTCAAGTGCGAGTTCTGATTTACCGCCGGTAACACCTACAGCAGCGGCAATATCCAGACCGGTCATTCCGGTGCCGGGAACACCAACGCCCATGCCGTTCTTAAGCAGGTTACCGCTGACTTTCACAACTACCTTTTCAGCCTCTTTACCGAGGGTTTCAGCAGCCTTGGCAGCAGCAAGAGCGATTGCAACGGGCTCTGTACAACCCAGAGCAGGAACAACTTCACGTTTGAGAATTTTTGCGAATTCAGACCATTTTTTATTGATCATATTATGATGCCTCCGACCGCCCTACGGGATTAATAATTTCAAGTTCTTCTTGTAGGGCTGCCGCTATGAAAATTAAATATACTTTGTTCTGAAATCCCTGCGGAGCCACATGGCTCCGCAGGGTAATGGAAGACCGGGCTTAGGATGCGCGGGCTTTATCGAGTTCACCGTTGCGGTTGAAGATACCTTCCATCATCAGAGCAAGGGCACCGTCACCGGTTACGTTACAGGCAGTACCGAAGCTGTCCTGCAGAGCGAATACTGCCAGAAGCAGTGCTACACCTGCGGGGTCGAAGCCGAGTACGCCTACAACAATACCGAGGGAAGCCATAACGGTTCCGCCGGGAACACCGGGAGCGCCGATAGCAAAGATACCGAAGAGCAGGATGAACAGAGCCATTGTGCCTACGGAAGGAAGAGTGCCGTAGAGCATCATGGAGATGGTCATGGCAAAGAAGGTTTCAGTCAGAACGGAACCGCAAAGGTGGATGGTTGCTCCGAGGGGAACCATGAATTCAACGGTATCCTTGCACAGAGCCTTGGACTTACCTGCGCATTCAAGGGAAACAGGCAGGGTTGCGGCACTGGACATGGTTCCTACCGCAGTGAGGTATGCGGGAGGATAATGTCTGAAAACTTCAAGGGGATTTCTTTTGGAAATGATTCCGGCAAGGGTGTACAGGAAAGCCAGCCAGATAAAATGCCCGATGAGGACGATTACAATAACTTCAAGGAAAACCGGGAGCTGCTTGGTGAGACTGCCTTCGTAAGCAAGACCTGCAAAGGTGGTTGCGATGAAGAAAGGAAGGACAGGAATAATGATACGGCTTACAACCTGCATCATAATTTTTTCAAATTCGCCGAGCATGTTTTCAAAGGTCTTGGCTTTACCCAGATGGTTGCGATACCGAGTACAACTGCGGTTACCAGCGCGGTCATTACAGACATGATCGGCGGAATGGACAGCTGGAAAACAACTTCGGGAAGCTCGCGAAGACCTTCAACCTGTGTGGCAATGGAAAGATGGGGGATAAGGGCATATCCGGCAACAGCAGCCATTGTGGCAGCACCTGCTGCTGAAAGGTAAGCGAGGCTGACGCCCACACCCAGCATCTTGGAAGCGTTCTGGCCCAGTCTGGTAATCGCAGGAGCGATAAAAGCCAGAATAACGAGGGGAACAGTATAAAAAATAAACTGACCCATTACATATTTAGCAGTAACCACAACTTCCATTACCGCATGGTTGGCAAAAAGACCGATTACAACACCGGCCGCAATACCGATGAGCAGTTTGATAATCAGCCCGAACTCTTTGAATTTTGATTCCTTAGACATTTTTCCACTCCTTTGTAAGAGCCGCAAGCAGCTCTGAAATTTCACCCGGCAGCACCACAGCCGGATTAACTATTTAGCCGCAACAGCCTCAATCTCTACGAGAGCACCGAGAGGGAGGTTAGCTACTTCAAAGCAGCTGCGTGCGGGAAACGGTTCAGAGAAATAAGTCGCGTAAACTTCGTTGATGGCAGCGAAGTCTTCGATGTTCTGAATCAGCACGGTGGTCTTGACCACGTCATCCATAGTGGCTCCGGCTGCTTCAAGAACGTACTTAAGGTTATCGAGAGCCTGCTTTGCCTGAGCAGCAGGTCCTTCAGGCATTTTTCCGGTTTCTGCATCAATAGGCAGCTGACCGGAGGTGAAAACCATATTATCTGTCTCAATTGCGTGAGAGTAGCAGCCTACTGCTGCCGGGGCTTTCTCACTTACAACAACTTTCTTCATTACTATCTCCTGTATGAATACTTTTCTTTGAGTTCAAAAAAACAACCTTCATGTTGTTACTGAAAAACATATAGCGATAAGAAAATCACACGTCAATAAGAATTTATTCTAACGAGAAAAAATTATTAATGACAAACAAAAAAAATCTTATATTTTGATAAATTTTATTAAATATTAATTTTTTGAGCCTAAAAATTCGAAATAAGTGATCAATCACCTTTTTTTGTACACAAAACAAAAAACCGGACCAAACTCAACTCGAGTTCGATCCGGTTTTAAGCACAATGTCAAGCGTCAAGCTTGCAAGAACTACTTATCGTTTACTTTCTGCAAATATCTATAAACAGTGGCTTCGGACACGACCAAATGCTTGGCTACATCCTTGATAGCCCCTTTTAACATAAACACACCACGATCATTAAGAGTAGAAACCACATCCATTTTTTCTTCAGAAGTCATACGCTCAGGAAGGATATTTGTATCAGAGATAACCCTTACAATCAGTGATTCTGTCAGGTCTTCCATAGATTTCGGAAAAGTCTCACTGTGTTCTTCCTCTTTTGCTGACGCGGAGTAATCTTCTTTACGTACGCTGCGATCAAATCCCGCACTGTGAATAACTTTATTAGTAAGGTCACGGGCGGCCAGCATGTCGGAGGTATCCATGTTCAGGCAGAGCATGCCGAGCAGCTCCCCTTCGGAATCCTTAATAAAATATGTCGCAGAATGGAGGATATGACCGTTTCTGCCCTCAGTGGTATAGCCCATCATCCAGTCTTTTTCACGGTAGACCTCATTCACCATAAACTTTAGGGCCAGATCGGTCAGAGGTGCGCCAACACCGCGCCCGGAAATATGTTCATTGGCAATGGCAAGGACAGACTTTTCCTTGCTGGTAGTATCATGCAGGACTACCTCGCAATTCTCGCCCAGAAATGTTCCCAAAAATTCAACAAAAGGAACATAGTTATCAATCTTTCTTGATTTAGCTTTAGATTTGGCTGGCAAAAGACTCTCCCTCATAATAATTTTTTATCAGCTCCAGAATTTTTTGTACTCATGATAATTTTTTTGTCAATCTTACTTTTAAGCAAAACCGATTTGCGCAAAATTTCACTAAAACCTAGCACTGTATTTTTGTCCGCACCCGTTGTATGCTTTGGGTTACCTACCAACACTAACACCTCGCCAAATATGTCCATTGATAAATTCGATTTTGATTCGACCTTGCTGACTGTAAATTTCGCAACCCGCCTTCTAGCGATGGAAGTTGATCCGGATATACTTGTAGACCGTGTTCTGGAAGCTTTCTGTGATCTGGGCAACTGTCAGGACGCAACCCTGATGATGTATGATGAGTACGATCAACTCAAAGGAATCGCCGCTTCACTGCAAAGGCGCAGATTCATAATCGATGAAGAAATTCCTCTGACAAAAGCAATGGAAGAGGCTGCTCAATCTTTGAAGCCTGTAGTCCGGCCGGTCTGCGATGACTCAATCTACCCCCTGCCTTCAGAATGCTGCGACACAGACAAAACATGCCTCTGCGTACCGCTGGTAGGTTCCCGTGACCGCATAAGAGGCTTTGTGACTCTTTACCGCGCCAAGGAGCAGCAATGGGATATTTCCGAACTCTTTCAGTTGGGAATCATTTCAACAGTAGCTGCAATCTCCATCGAAAATTCAAGGCTTTTTCGCCAGACCATAGAAGACAGCCTTACCGGACTGTATATGCGCCGCTATCTTTTCATCAGGATGCGCGAGGAAATCCAACGCTTTAAACGCCGTGGCGGTCCGCTTTCCGTAATCATGATCGATGTGGACAATTTCAAGAACGTTAACGATACATACGGACATGCAACCGGAGATGCAGTTCTACGTTCCGTGGGACATATCCTGCACGAAAACAGCCGTCAGGGAGTGGATATCCCCTGTCGCTACGGCGGAGAGGAATTTGTTATTCTCATGCCCGGTTCAGAAAAAAGAGAAGCTGAAATTGTAGCGGAAAGGATCAGGGCAGCCTGTGAAGATGCAACGATTTCCGCGCCGGAAGGAAAAATAAAGATCACTGCCAGCTGCGGTATTGCTTCTGTTGAAGAATGTCAGGAACCGTCAGCCGATGCATTACTGAATATTGCGGATAAAAGGCTCTACTGCGCCAAGGAATCCGGACGTAACCGGGTAGTGGCAAGATAAAAGACTGACAGCTTAACGCTGCCAGTCCATTAAAATTTCTACTCGTCCGGTATGCTCGTCAACACGATCTTCAACTATCGTGAAGCCATGTTTTGTGTAGAACGAAACAGACGGTCCGTTCTCTTTATAGACGCAAAGATTAAGGTTTTCATGCTCATCTTTTGCATGTTGCAGAAGCTGAGAGCCAAGTCCCGCACCCTGTTTATCTACAGAAATAAAAAGGGCGGCAACGGTTTCACCAATAAGGCTGATAAAGCCCGCAATATCGCCATCTTTTTCAATTACCAATGTCTCTGCGGCAGGCAGGTATTCATTGCGCATGGCATCTACATTGCTTTCCCAGAACTCAGCGGGAACGAAATAATGAGCCTTGATTGATGCTTCAAGCCACAAACTGCTTAAAAGACCATACTCTTCGGGCAAAGCCTTTCTGATCATCCTATTCCTCTAAGCCGAAGAATTCGTGCGCGTTATCTGAACAAATCTTCCAAAGCTCGTTCACTTCCATACCCTTCAATTCCGCTACCTTGGCAGCAGTGAAGACAACAAATGCAGGCTCGTTACGCTTACCGCGCCAAGGTTCAGGAGTCAGATACGGGCAATCAGTTTCCAGCACCATACGTTCTACGGGGATAGACCTAACCGCTTCCTGCGCAATCTCATTCTTTTTGTAGGTAACAGGACCGGGGATGGAAATGTACCAGCCGTGATCAATAATGCGCTTTGCGGTTTCCGCTTCACCGCCGAAGCAATGCCAGAGCAACGGTTTGCCGGACCAACCGAAATCTTCCAGAACCTCAAGGGTCCGCTCATGAGCATCCCGGCTATGGATAACCACCGGAAAATCCAGCTCTTCAGCCAGCTGAAGCTGCTTGCGAAACACATCTTCCTGTACATCGTAAGGCACTCGGTCCCAGTAAAAATCAAGCCCGATCTCACCGACTGCCTTCAAACGCGGATCAGCCTTGAAAGCCTCACGCATGGCATCAATATCTTCTTCCACAAACTTGCCGGAGTCATTCGGGTGTACACCCAGCAAAAAGAACACTTCCGGGTAATCCGCAAAAAGTCCTTTGTTATCATGGTAAGCCTGCGGTCCCAAAAAGACATTGCCGATTTTGCCGACACCGCTTTCTTTGGCCCGGGCCATAACTTCCGGCAGGTCTTCACGATAATCGTCCTGATCCAGATGGGCATGGGTTTCCACGCCCGGAATATTTATACCCACGCTCTGGGGCAATGCTCTGTTTTTCTTTTTTTTCTTAGCCATTTTATTATCTGATGCGCTAGGCGCTTTTTTGAAAAGATTTCGCCTCCGGCGGCCAGAGAAACTTTTGCAAAAGTTTCTCTGAACTCTTCAAAACCTTTTAGTAGGGGATTTGAATTTTCGCGAAAGGATGTACCTGAGAGGAACAAATCACAGATTACACGAATAAAAAATTCTTAAAAATTGTCCCAGATATCCAGAACGGTCTTTTCCTGCTCTTCCATGGTGTATGAACGGATGGTCTGTTGCCCTGCTTCAAGAGCACTGTCAAGGATAGAGCCGCCCTCGCGCCAGAGGATAATAGCTTTTTCAAGGTTGAAAGCTGCATCAAGCACGTCCGCATCAGCTGACCAGAATCCGTTGCCGGACCACGGCACTTCGCGCAGCGGCCACCAAGGTTTGAAAGTCGCACCTTCTATCTGGCGCATGTAATCCCAGCCGCCGAAACCGGAAAATCCAACGGGAATACAACCGGATGCTAAAGACTCCAGAGGGGGAAGCGGACAACCTTCCGGAAAACCGGAAACAAGAAAAATATGACAGGAACGCAAAGCATCAGCCACCCCCTGTGCATCCATTCCGGCAATCTCCACCCAACGAACTTCAGCCCCGGGATTGCGGGATTCAAAAATAGATTTAATCTGGCTCACAAGAGCCTTATTCTTACGCGGCATGTACGCGATTTTAATTTTCCCACCGGACTTCTTTTCTGGAGGATAAAAAAGATTTGTATCAATACCCGGCCTCAAGATTGGCGAAACTTTGCCCACGGTCTGCTGCATGAACCATTCAACTGGATGGGAGACCGCCAGAAATGAAACAGGCAGATTAGTCCACGAAACGCCCTCCGGCAAAGATGAAAACAGATACGCCCAGTTCTGACAGTAAACCACACAGCGAGCCCCGGCGTTCAATCCCGGAGCGAGACTGTTCACCCACCCCTCAGGCACCAGCCAGAGATCATCTGTAGTAAGTTTGACTTCATCCCAATGAACAGGGTCAGGATACCCTTCTGCAATCTGCGGCATCCAGCTTCCTTTCTCACGCATAACAAGCTGAACATCCTTACCGTGGCGGGCGAGGATTGAAGCAATCTGGCAAAAAACGGTGATTCCACCGGTAGGCTTACGAACCGGAGGTATGAATATATATGTTTTCATAATTTTGTTTCCTTGGACGGAACATACAACTGATCCAACCAAACAACAACTATCCTAACCAAAGGAGCAAAGCCCTATTCAAACGTCTTTGAAAGAGAGAGGCGGGGTTTGGGGAAGGCATAAAAAAGCGCATAGCGCATCAAAACCATTCATGTTATTAAATTCACGTGTCAAACGAAGCTCAATATATAATCAGCGGCCTGATGGGTCAGCAATTCAAGCTCCCGGACCTTTTAAACGAGGTTCCTATCGGTATTGCCGTGCTGGATATCGAGGGCAGGGTCAAACTGGTCAACCGCGCATGGCAGACCATCACCGGGGCTGATCCTGACGCCATGCAGGGTTTGAAATGCTACCTTGGACTTCGTTGCGACTACTGTTTCAAAGGCTGCCCGGTTATGGCCGACAAAGCAGATTTCCAAACAGTATCAGTGGATGCGGATATCATTGATCGCACAAGGACCAAGGTACCCATCCGACTCAATATTTCACCTATCGTTAACAGCGACAATGTCATTTCCGGATACATAGAAACCATTCAGGATATCAGGCAGGTTGCAGAACTTAGCAGCACAGCCAGTAAAGCCTACTCACTTGGCGGATTGATCGGCACCAGCCCGGAAATGGTGAAAATTTTCAGCATGGTTCCATCCATTGCTGCCACGGACTCATCAGTATTGATCACCGGGGAGACCGGGACAGGTAAAGACGTACTTGCCGAAGCCATCCACAATGCCTCGGATCGTGCAGGTGCTCCGTTTATTAAAGTAAACTGTGGCGCTCTGCCCGAAACCCTGCTCGAATCTGAATTATTCGGGCACGTTAAAGGAGCTTACACCGGAGCAAATGAAGACCGCCCCGGACGCATCAAACTGGCCCATAACGGTTCATTCTTTTTGACGGAGATAGGCGACCTGCCCCTACCTTTGCAGGTAAAACTGCTTTCTTTTCTGGATGATAAGGTCATCCACCCGCTTGGAAGCTCTCGTGGCTTTAATGCTGATGTACGGGTAATTGTCGCCACCCACCGGGACCTCAAAAAGATGGTTCATGAAAAGACATTCCGTGCCGACCTGCTCTTCAGGCTAAATGTAGTCCATCTGCATCTGCCGCCCCTGCGGGAACGCGGCGACGATATTTTGTTGCTCAAGAACCATTTCCTGATGGAATACTGCAACAAATTCAACAAGAAGATTAAAGGTTTTTCCAAAAAATCAGCCAAAATTTTATCTGCTTACAGATACCCCGGTAACGTGCGCGAACTTAGCAATATCGTGGAATACGCTGTTAACTTCTGCGACCGGGACTTAATCGGATCTGCACACCTGCCCGCCTATCTGACCGAGCAGGATATACTGCGGCCTGTCACTGAGTCCGCCCATGCAGCGCAGGAACGAACCGCTCCTTTGGAATACTCATCTGCCCAGAACTGGGATGATGCTGAAAAGCAAATGATCATGGACACTCTGCTCAAATGCGGAGGACGTAAAGGCGAGGCCGCCTCACGGCTTGGCTGGTCCCGCGCCACCCTCTGGCGCAAGATGAAGAAACACTCCATCACCGGATAAATTATGTCACACAAGATCATGATCCCTTTACATAACGACGAGGTCGCTCCCCGCTTCGATCTTGCCACTGATGTACTGCTGGTCAAAGTCAAATCCGGCGGAGAACTCAGCGAACGTATTATTGTTTTACCACAGGCTTCCGCAGATGACCTCTGTGCCCTTGCAACCTCCGACAACACAGATGCGGTGGTATGCGGCGGAATTGATGACGAGCATTACCAGTACCTCAAATGGAAAGGGATTGAAGTTCTCGACGATGTCATCGGTCCTGTAAAACACGTCCTTCAAGCTTACAAAGACGGGAAGCTGTCCTGCGGCGATAATTTTTA contains the following coding sequences:
- a CDS encoding glycine radical domain-containing protein yields the protein MSPTQGADKKGPTAVIKSVGKLNVESMSLGMAHNFKLMPGSLDSPEGENGLIALLRTASVLGNGQMQFNYVDNDTLLKAQQNPDDYRGLIVRVAGYCAFFVELCKEVQDEIISRTMLE
- a CDS encoding serine dehydratase subunit alpha family protein is translated as MINKKWSEFAKILKREVVPALGCTEPVAIALAAAKAAETLGKEAEKVVVKVSGNLLKNGMGVGVPGTGMTGLDIAAAVGVTGGKSELALEVLRDLDATQLAEGKKLIADGRLHVELADTEELLYVEAIVEAGEDSARCVIARAHAAIVLVEKNGEEVFSAPWLSEDKDESGCTMTMKEIYEYATEAPLEDLRFILEAVELNEKVAAEGLASDWGLKVGKSIAKDIEDGIRSDDIVSYAIKMTAAASDARMEGIQMPVMSNSGSGNQGLTATLPVLAFARRRDASEELLIRALILSHLSAVHMKSHLGKLSALCGASLAATASGCGIVLILGGGLQEVESTIKNTLGDIAGMICDGAKTSCALKVSSAVEAAINSALLAMKGISIPGKDGILDDDIETCIHNVGQLGSVGMAQTDKVILKIMTGKHTTAPAA
- a CDS encoding RidA family protein; translation: MKKVVVSEKAPAAVGCYSHAIETDNMVFTSGQLPIDAETGKMPEGPAAQAKQALDNLKYVLEAAGATMDDVVKTTVLIQNIEDFAAINEVYATYFSEPFPARSCFEVANLPLGALVEIEAVAAK
- a CDS encoding helix-turn-helix transcriptional regulator yields the protein MPAKSKAKSRKIDNYVPFVEFLGTFLGENCEVVLHDTTSKEKSVLAIANEHISGRGVGAPLTDLALKFMVNEVYREKDWMMGYTTEGRNGHILHSATYFIKDSEGELLGMLCLNMDTSDMLAARDLTNKVIHSAGFDRSVRKEDYSASAKEEEHSETFPKSMEDLTESLIVRVISDTNILPERMTSEEKMDVVSTLNDRGVFMLKGAIKDVAKHLVVSEATVYRYLQKVNDK
- a CDS encoding sensor domain-containing diguanylate cyclase, giving the protein MSIDKFDFDSTLLTVNFATRLLAMEVDPDILVDRVLEAFCDLGNCQDATLMMYDEYDQLKGIAASLQRRRFIIDEEIPLTKAMEEAAQSLKPVVRPVCDDSIYPLPSECCDTDKTCLCVPLVGSRDRIRGFVTLYRAKEQQWDISELFQLGIISTVAAISIENSRLFRQTIEDSLTGLYMRRYLFIRMREEIQRFKRRGGPLSVIMIDVDNFKNVNDTYGHATGDAVLRSVGHILHENSRQGVDIPCRYGGEEFVILMPGSEKREAEIVAERIRAACEDATISAPEGKIKITASCGIASVEECQEPSADALLNIADKRLYCAKESGRNRVVAR
- a CDS encoding N-acetyltransferase produces the protein MIRKALPEEYGLLSSLWLEASIKAHYFVPAEFWESNVDAMRNEYLPAAETLVIEKDGDIAGFISLIGETVAALFISVDKQGAGLGSQLLQHAKDEHENLNLCVYKENGPSVSFYTKHGFTIVEDRVDEHTGRVEILMDWQR
- a CDS encoding TatD family hydrolase, encoding MAKKKKKNRALPQSVGINIPGVETHAHLDQDDYREDLPEVMARAKESGVGKIGNVFLGPQAYHDNKGLFADYPEVFFLLGVHPNDSGKFVEEDIDAMREAFKADPRLKAVGEIGLDFYWDRVPYDVQEDVFRKQLQLAEELDFPVVIHSRDAHERTLEVLEDFGWSGKPLLWHCFGGEAETAKRIIDHGWYISIPGPVTYKKNEIAQEAVRSIPVERMVLETDCPYLTPEPWRGKRNEPAFVVFTAAKVAELKGMEVNELWKICSDNAHEFFGLEE
- a CDS encoding glycosyltransferase; the protein is MKTYIFIPPVRKPTGGITVFCQIASILARHGKDVQLVMREKGSWMPQIAEGYPDPVHWDEVKLTTDDLWLVPEGWVNSLAPGLNAGARCVVYCQNWAYLFSSLPEGVSWTNLPVSFLAVSHPVEWFMQQTVGKVSPILRPGIDTNLFYPPEKKSGGKIKIAYMPRKNKALVSQIKSIFESRNPGAEVRWVEIAGMDAQGVADALRSCHIFLVSGFPEGCPLPPLESLASGCIPVGFSGFGGWDYMRQIEGATFKPWWPLREVPWSGNGFWSADADVLDAAFNLEKAIILWREGGSILDSALEAGQQTIRSYTMEEQEKTVLDIWDNF
- a CDS encoding sigma-54 interaction domain-containing protein; the protein is MGQQFKLPDLLNEVPIGIAVLDIEGRVKLVNRAWQTITGADPDAMQGLKCYLGLRCDYCFKGCPVMADKADFQTVSVDADIIDRTRTKVPIRLNISPIVNSDNVISGYIETIQDIRQVAELSSTASKAYSLGGLIGTSPEMVKIFSMVPSIAATDSSVLITGETGTGKDVLAEAIHNASDRAGAPFIKVNCGALPETLLESELFGHVKGAYTGANEDRPGRIKLAHNGSFFLTEIGDLPLPLQVKLLSFLDDKVIHPLGSSRGFNADVRVIVATHRDLKKMVHEKTFRADLLFRLNVVHLHLPPLRERGDDILLLKNHFLMEYCNKFNKKIKGFSKKSAKILSAYRYPGNVRELSNIVEYAVNFCDRDLIGSAHLPAYLTEQDILRPVTESAHAAQERTAPLEYSSAQNWDDAEKQMIMDTLLKCGGRKGEAASRLGWSRATLWRKMKKHSITG
- a CDS encoding NifB/NifX family molybdenum-iron cluster-binding protein — protein: MSHKIMIPLHNDEVAPRFDLATDVLLVKVKSGGELSERIIVLPQASADDLCALATSDNTDAVVCGGIDDEHYQYLKWKGIEVLDDVIGPVKHVLQAYKDGKLSCGDNFYRK